Below is a genomic region from Phycobacter azelaicus.
CGGCTGCCAACGGCAAGGTGTTCGGCAACGTCTTCAACTACCCGGCAAACTACTGGGATGGCGCCTCGGGCATCATCACCTACCTGCTGGACAGCAATGGCGGCGACATCAAAGGCAAGAAGATTGCCCTGCTGTATCACAACTCTGCCTATGGCAAGGAACCGATCCGCACTCTGGAAGAGCTGTCCAAGAAACATGGGTTCGAACTGTCGACCCTGCCCGTTGACCACCCTGGTCAGGAGCAGAAGTCCCAGTGGCTGCAGATCCGCCGCGACCGTCCCGATTATGTCGTGATGTGGGGCTGGGGCGTGATGAATCAGGTTGCTATCCAGGAAGCCGCGAACGTCCGCTTCCCGATGGAAAACTTCATCGGCGTCTGGTGGTCCGGTGCTGAGCATGACGTTCTGTCCGCAGGCGCCAAGGCAGACGGTTACAAGGCCGTGACCTTCCACAATGTTGGCCGCGACTTCCCGGTCTTCAATGACATCCAGAAGTATGTCGTGGACAAGGGCCTCGCAGCTGGTGCGGGCGATCAGATTGGTAACGTGCTCTACAACCGTGGCATGTACGCGGCGATGCTGGCTGTCGAAGCTGCCAAAACCGCTCAGGAAATCCACGGCGTGAAGGACATCACCCCGGCGATGATGCGCGACGGTATGGAAGCGCTGGAAATGCCTGAGGCACGTATGTCCTCGCTCGGCATGCCTTACTTCGGCCCCTCGTTCAACGTTTCCTGTGAAAACCACGGTGGCCCCGGCCTCGTTGGCATGACCCAGTGGGATGCGGACACCAAGACCTGGAGCCTGATCTCGGACTTCCAGAAGACCGACACCGCTGTGATCCAGCCGTTGATCGAAGCTGACTCGGCCTCTTACGCCTCGGAAAACAAAATCGAAGAGCGTTGTAAGTAAGGCCTATTCCGCTCCTGCCTTGGGAGGAGCGGGATCAAAATCCGGTGCGGCGGCGCGCTGCCGCACCCCCTCCGAAGAGACACCGATCCGGACGGACAACGTGCATTGACAGCGCAGGAACCGAACCGGAGCAGGCCGCATCAGGCCGTGACCGCATGAGGACAAACTTTGATGCTCGACGCAGCAAACACCACCGATGTGCAGGCCGAAACCCTGCTTGAGGTCAACAATATCGAGGTGATCTACAATCACGTGATCCTCGTGCTGAAGGGCGTCAGCCTGAAGGTGCCAAAAGGCGGTATCACCGCGCTTCTGGGCGGCAACGGCGCCGGCAAGACGACCACGCTCAAGGCGGTTTCCAACCTGCTGCATTCTGAACGCGGCGAAGTGACCAAGGGCTCGATCAAGTATCGCGGCCAGGACATGCACGCACTCGACCCGGCCGATGTGGTCCGCAAGGGCGTGATCCAGGTGATGGAAGGCCGTCACTGTTTTGAGCACCTCACCGTCGAAGAGAATCTCCTGACAGGCGCCTATACCCGTGGTGACAGCAAGGGCGATATTCAGCGCGATCTTGAAATGGTCTACAGCTATTTCCCGCGCCTGAAGGAACGCCGTAAATCGCAGGCGGGCTACACCTCAGGCGGTGAGCAGCAGATGGTGGCCATGGGCCGCGCCTTGATGAGCCGCCCCGAAACCATCCTTCTGGATGAACCTTCCATGGGCCTGGCCCCACAGTTGGTGGAGCAGATCTTTGGCATCATGAAATCGATCAACGAGAACGAAGGCGTGACCTTCCTCTTGGCCGAGCAGAACACCAACGTTGCGCTGCGCTTTGCCCACTATGGTTATATCCTTGAATCGGGCCGCGTGGTGATGGACGGCCCAGCAGCTGAGCTGCGTGAGAACCCGGATGTTAAGGAATTCTACCTCGGTATGTCCGACGAGGGCCGAAAGAGCTTCCGTGATGTAAGGTCCTATCGCCGCCGCAAGCGGTGGTTGAGCTGATGCGGGACGGAAATGATATGAGTTTTTTTGATACACTCGAAACCCGCTCGGCTGATGAACGCGCGGCGGATCTGGCGAAGGCATTGCCCGAACAGATCGCCCGCGCCAAATCCGCGACCGGCTATGGGGCCTCCCTTGCCGATGTGGATGCCGCAAAAATTACCTGCGCTGCGGATCTAGCGTCCTTGCCGGTGCTGCGCAAATCCGAACTGAGCCGTGCCCAGGCTGAGAATGCGCCTTTTGGTGGTTTTACGGTGAAACCGGCCCACGGGTTTGCGCATATCTTTCAGTCGCCTGGACCAATCTACGAGCCGGGTGGCAGCGAGCACGACTGGTGGCGCATGGGGCGGTTCCTGCATGCGGTCGGCATCGGCGCCGGGGATGTGGTGCAGAACTGCTTTGGCTATCACCTGACACCGGCGGGCATGATCTTCGAGAGTGGCGCACGCGCTGTGGGCGCCGCGGTTCTGCCGGCGGGCACCGGCCAAACGGAACTCCAGGTAACGGCCGCGCGGGATGTGGGCGCAACCGCCTATGCTGGTACGCCTGACTACCTGAAAGTCATCCTCGACAAGGCCGAAACCATGGGCGTGCAGCTCGGGTTCAAAAAGGCCGCTGTCGGGGGCGGGGCTCTGTTCCCGTCGCTGCGTCAAGAGTACGCCGATCGCGGCATCACCTGCCTGCAGTCCTACGCTACGGCGGATCTAGGCAATATCGCCTATGAAAGCGCTGCGATGGAGGGAATGATCGTCGACGAAAACGTCATCGTTGAAATCGTCACTCCAGGTACAGGCACCCCCGTGGCGCCGGGCGAGGTGGGTGAGGTGGTCGTGACGACCCTCAACCCCGACTATCCGCTGATCCGGTTTGCCACCGGCGATCTGTCGGCAGTACTTCCGGGTGCCTCGCCTTGCGGGCGCACCAACATGCGGATCAAGGGCTGGATGGGTCGGGCCGACCAGACCACCAAAATCAAGGGCATGTTCGTACGTCCTGAACAGGTGGCCGCCCTTGTCGAAAAACATGACGAGATCGTCAAGGCCCGCGTCATCGCCGCGCGCGATGGCGAGATGGACACGATGACCGTGCAGATCGAAGCTGATGGCGGCGACGACATCAAATTCGGCAAATCGGTGATCGAAGTTCTGAAACTGAAGGGTAAGATTGAAGTTGTCGCGCCCGGTAGCCTGCCAAAGGATGGCCTCGTGATCGAGGATCAGCGCAGTTACGACTGAGAAATTGAGAGTCGTTGCATGAAACAGCCGGGCTGGCAAAAAGGCCCGGCTGTTTTCCGTTTTGCTCTTGCCTGTTTTCCGGGGAGGCCTGTTTCCTGCTGGAATTTCCGACATAAATGATCGAAATAGGAAAGGCTCAAAAGACCGAAAGGATCGCCTGCATCCATGACAGAGGCCAGCCACAGTCCTGACTACGCCCCGAAAGGCGCCCGCAGTGGGCGCAAGGGCGGTACCGGTGTGTTTGTCGCGCTTGGCTGGCTCGTGGCTCTGGCCTGCGTTCTGCCCATGCTGGCTGTGGCGCTGGCCGCCGCGGTTGGCGGTACTGACACGATCACACATCTCGCCGCGACCGTCTTGCCCCGCTACACGGGTACCACGGTTGTCCTTGTCGCGCTTGTTTCACTGGGCACCCTGTTGGTTGGGGTGGGGGCAGCCTGGTTGGTGACCATGACCTACTTTCCCGGTGTGCGCCTGTTCGAAATCGCGCTGGTTCTGCCACTTGCCTTTCCGGCCTACGTGCTGGCCTATGCCTATACCTTCATACTGGATCACCCGGGAATCGTACAAACCACACTCCGGCAGGTGACCGGTTGGGGGCCGCGTGACTATTGGTTCCCGGAAATCCGCTCTACCGGCGGCGCCGCGGTTATGCTGGTCCTGGTCTTGTACCCCTATGTCTACCTCTTGGCGCGGGCCGCCTTCATGCAGCAAAGCGCAGGCGCCTTTCTGGCCGCGCGCGCTCTTGGAAAAAGCGCATGGGAAGCCTTCTGGCGTGTGAGCCTGCCGATGGCGCGTCCGGCGATTGCCTCGGGTGTGCTGCTCGCAGTGATGGAGACGATCGCTGACTTCGGAACGGTCTCCTATTTTGGGGTTCAGACCTTCGCGACTGGTATCTACACCAGCTGGTTTTCTCTGGCGGACCGGGCCGGGGCGGCACAGCTGGCGCTGTGCCTGTTGAGTTTTGCGCTAATGCTGGCGGTGGTCGAGCGATCGACCCGCGGCAAGGCGCGTTATCATCAGGCCGGTAAACACCATGCTGAGAT
It encodes:
- a CDS encoding ABC transporter permease, which gives rise to MTEASHSPDYAPKGARSGRKGGTGVFVALGWLVALACVLPMLAVALAAAVGGTDTITHLAATVLPRYTGTTVVLVALVSLGTLLVGVGAAWLVTMTYFPGVRLFEIALVLPLAFPAYVLAYAYTFILDHPGIVQTTLRQVTGWGPRDYWFPEIRSTGGAAVMLVLVLYPYVYLLARAAFMQQSAGAFLAARALGKSAWEAFWRVSLPMARPAIASGVLLAVMETIADFGTVSYFGVQTFATGIYTSWFSLADRAGAAQLALCLLSFALMLAVVERSTRGKARYHQAGKHHAEMPPAELTGTRAVAAWVLCAIPVAFGFLLPVVILFNMGLQSEQDLLSRRYVGFIQNSLILASVAAMLTVLAAVTLGFYQRLRPGRGSSTAAYMSRLGYAVPGGVIAVGLMVPFAAFDNALDAWMRATFDIRTGLLITGSIWLLVAAYMVRFLAAALGAYESGQATVHANMDAAARSLGQSPLGMLRRVHLPILTPSLLTALLIVFVDVMKELPATLIMRPFNYDTLAVQAYRLASDERLEGAAVPSLVIVAVGLLPVVLICRQVGRRR
- a CDS encoding phenylacetate--CoA ligase family protein, which produces MSFFDTLETRSADERAADLAKALPEQIARAKSATGYGASLADVDAAKITCAADLASLPVLRKSELSRAQAENAPFGGFTVKPAHGFAHIFQSPGPIYEPGGSEHDWWRMGRFLHAVGIGAGDVVQNCFGYHLTPAGMIFESGARAVGAAVLPAGTGQTELQVTAARDVGATAYAGTPDYLKVILDKAETMGVQLGFKKAAVGGGALFPSLRQEYADRGITCLQSYATADLGNIAYESAAMEGMIVDENVIVEIVTPGTGTPVAPGEVGEVVVTTLNPDYPLIRFATGDLSAVLPGASPCGRTNMRIKGWMGRADQTTKIKGMFVRPEQVAALVEKHDEIVKARVIAARDGEMDTMTVQIEADGGDDIKFGKSVIEVLKLKGKIEVVAPGSLPKDGLVIEDQRSYD
- a CDS encoding ABC transporter ATP-binding protein; its protein translation is MLDAANTTDVQAETLLEVNNIEVIYNHVILVLKGVSLKVPKGGITALLGGNGAGKTTTLKAVSNLLHSERGEVTKGSIKYRGQDMHALDPADVVRKGVIQVMEGRHCFEHLTVEENLLTGAYTRGDSKGDIQRDLEMVYSYFPRLKERRKSQAGYTSGGEQQMVAMGRALMSRPETILLDEPSMGLAPQLVEQIFGIMKSINENEGVTFLLAEQNTNVALRFAHYGYILESGRVVMDGPAAELRENPDVKEFYLGMSDEGRKSFRDVRSYRRRKRWLS
- a CDS encoding ABC transporter substrate-binding protein, which produces MKMKLTTLALGALMAAGPAMADLVFPSLSYRTGPYAASGIPFADGYADYFTLVNERDGGIGGVKARVIECETGYNTEKGVECYESTKGEGALIYQPLSTGITYQLIPKTAADGIPLHTMGYGRTSAANGKVFGNVFNYPANYWDGASGIITYLLDSNGGDIKGKKIALLYHNSAYGKEPIRTLEELSKKHGFELSTLPVDHPGQEQKSQWLQIRRDRPDYVVMWGWGVMNQVAIQEAANVRFPMENFIGVWWSGAEHDVLSAGAKADGYKAVTFHNVGRDFPVFNDIQKYVVDKGLAAGAGDQIGNVLYNRGMYAAMLAVEAAKTAQEIHGVKDITPAMMRDGMEALEMPEARMSSLGMPYFGPSFNVSCENHGGPGLVGMTQWDADTKTWSLISDFQKTDTAVIQPLIEADSASYASENKIEERCK